A genomic stretch from Kribbella jejuensis includes:
- the pstS gene encoding phosphate ABC transporter substrate-binding protein PstS, translating to MSVNRLFRVGSVAVASLGVLALSACGSDPQPSGSSSPDSSSSSSAGADCPKGTLNAEGSSAQKNAIEEVISKYNDKCADVTVNYNPTGSGAGIKQFNANQVDFAGSDSALKPDEMTAATKRCAGNPAIDLPMVIGPIAISYNVDGVSKLTLDGPTAAKIFQGTIKTWNDPAIAKLNSGVTLPSAPISVFFRSDESGTTENFTKYLAAAGGGAWTGKPAKKWTGTGSGKEKSAGVAEAVKSTKNSISYVEWSYAVDNKLGVALIDNGSGTPIELSAESAGKALNAAAPADASGKDLALKLDYATKAPGAYPIILVTYEIACTKGLPAEKTALVKSFLSYFVSKDGQSSLTDLNYAPLPAEIQTKVDAAIQAIS from the coding sequence GTGTCCGTCAATCGCCTGTTCCGCGTCGGCTCCGTCGCCGTGGCTTCCCTCGGCGTCCTCGCGCTCAGCGCGTGCGGCAGCGACCCGCAGCCGTCCGGCTCCTCGAGCCCCGACTCCTCGTCGTCGTCGTCCGCCGGTGCCGACTGCCCGAAGGGCACCCTGAACGCAGAGGGTTCGTCGGCGCAGAAGAACGCCATCGAAGAGGTCATCAGCAAGTACAACGACAAGTGCGCCGACGTCACGGTGAACTACAACCCGACCGGTTCCGGCGCGGGTATCAAGCAGTTCAACGCGAACCAGGTGGACTTCGCCGGCTCCGACTCGGCCCTCAAGCCGGACGAGATGACCGCGGCCACGAAGCGCTGCGCGGGCAACCCGGCGATCGACCTGCCGATGGTGATCGGCCCGATCGCGATCTCCTACAACGTCGACGGCGTCTCAAAGCTGACCCTCGACGGCCCGACCGCCGCGAAGATCTTCCAGGGCACGATCAAGACCTGGAACGACCCGGCGATCGCCAAGCTGAACTCCGGCGTCACGCTGCCGTCGGCCCCGATCTCGGTGTTCTTCCGCTCCGACGAGTCCGGCACCACCGAGAACTTCACCAAGTACCTGGCCGCCGCCGGCGGTGGCGCCTGGACCGGTAAGCCGGCCAAGAAGTGGACCGGTACCGGCTCCGGCAAGGAGAAGTCGGCCGGTGTCGCCGAGGCCGTGAAGAGCACCAAGAACTCGATCTCGTACGTCGAGTGGTCGTACGCCGTCGACAACAAGCTCGGCGTCGCGCTGATCGACAACGGCTCCGGCACCCCGATCGAGCTGTCCGCCGAGTCCGCCGGCAAGGCGCTGAACGCGGCCGCTCCGGCCGATGCCTCCGGCAAGGACCTGGCGCTCAAGCTGGACTACGCGACCAAGGCCCCGGGTGCGTACCCGATCATCCTGGTCACCTACGAGATCGCCTGCACCAAGGGCCTTCCGGCCGAGAAGACCGCGCTGGTGAAGAGCTTCCTGAGCTACTTCGTCAGCAAGGACGGCCAGTCCTCGCTGACCGACCTGAACTACGCGCCGCTCCCGGCCGAGATCCAGACCAAGGTCGACGCTGCCATCCAGGCGATCAGCTGA
- a CDS encoding RNA degradosome polyphosphate kinase — protein sequence MASHNREYDVEPPYDINAAGDLPEDRFSDRELSWLAFNQRVLELAENDQIPLLERAKFLAIFASNLDEFYMVRIAGLKRRIAAGVAVRAASGLLPREVLDRSLAKSRELMDRHAETWRKSVQPALTEQGIDILRWDELEHNEREDMTRFFRDRIFPVLTPLAVDPSHPFPYISGLSLNLAVVVRNPDTGGEHFARVKVPPLLPRFVKVAEGRFVPLEDVIATHLGQLFPGMEVIQQHTFRVTRNEDLEVEEDDAENLLAALEKELLRRRFGPPVRLEVEESIDPQVRALLLSELGVTEAEVFELPGPLDLRGLFTIAGLDRAELKYPAFVPSTHPHLAEVETANPADMFHALKQRDVLVHHPYDSFSTSVQRFIEQAAADPHVLAIKQTLYRTSGDSPIVDALIDAAEAGKQVLVLVEIQARFDEQANIKWARQLEHAGCHVVYGVIGLKTHCKLSMVVRDEPDGLRRYAHIGTGNYHPKTARLYEDLGLLTSDRVVTEDVALLFNHLSGFGRSAGYRRILVAPQSVRRGLLDRIDREIQHHLAGRPARIRIKVNSLVDEALCDALYRASQAGVPVDLWIRGICTLRPGVPGLSDNIQVRSILGRFLEHSRVFLFENGGEPEVWIGSADLMHRNLDRRVEVLVQLKEQDHVTELSDMFDLAMDEGTGSWWLQPDDNWQARLTGPDGEPLRDLQERLIRTRGRRRAIDPVS from the coding sequence CTGGCATCCCACAACCGGGAGTACGACGTCGAACCGCCGTACGACATCAACGCGGCCGGCGACCTCCCGGAGGACCGGTTCTCGGACCGGGAGCTGAGCTGGCTGGCGTTCAACCAGCGCGTCCTCGAGCTCGCCGAGAACGACCAGATCCCGTTGCTCGAGCGGGCCAAGTTCCTCGCGATCTTCGCCAGCAACCTGGACGAGTTCTACATGGTGCGGATCGCCGGTCTGAAGCGCCGGATCGCGGCCGGGGTCGCGGTGCGGGCGGCCAGCGGCCTGCTCCCCCGCGAGGTGCTGGACCGGAGCCTGGCGAAGAGCCGCGAGCTGATGGACCGGCACGCCGAGACCTGGCGGAAGTCGGTGCAGCCCGCGCTGACCGAGCAGGGCATCGACATCCTGCGCTGGGACGAGCTCGAGCACAACGAACGCGAGGACATGACCCGGTTCTTCCGGGACCGGATCTTCCCAGTACTGACCCCGCTCGCGGTCGACCCGTCGCACCCGTTCCCGTACATCTCCGGCCTGAGCCTCAACCTGGCGGTCGTCGTCCGCAACCCCGACACCGGCGGCGAGCACTTCGCCCGGGTCAAGGTACCGCCGTTGCTGCCCCGGTTCGTGAAGGTCGCCGAGGGCCGTTTCGTACCGCTCGAGGACGTCATCGCCACGCACCTCGGCCAGCTGTTCCCGGGCATGGAGGTGATCCAGCAGCACACCTTCCGCGTCACCCGGAACGAGGACCTCGAGGTCGAGGAGGACGACGCGGAGAACCTGCTGGCCGCCCTGGAGAAGGAGCTGCTGCGCAGGAGGTTCGGCCCGCCGGTCCGGCTCGAGGTGGAGGAGTCGATCGACCCGCAGGTGCGTGCGCTGCTGCTGTCCGAGCTGGGCGTCACCGAGGCGGAGGTGTTCGAGCTCCCCGGCCCGCTGGACCTCCGCGGCCTGTTCACGATCGCCGGTCTGGACCGGGCCGAGCTGAAGTACCCCGCGTTCGTGCCGTCGACGCACCCGCACCTGGCCGAGGTGGAGACCGCCAACCCGGCGGACATGTTCCACGCGCTCAAGCAGCGCGACGTACTGGTCCACCACCCGTACGACTCGTTCTCGACGAGCGTCCAGCGCTTCATCGAACAAGCCGCGGCGGACCCGCACGTCCTCGCGATCAAGCAGACGCTGTACCGGACCAGTGGTGACTCCCCGATCGTGGACGCGCTGATCGACGCGGCCGAGGCCGGCAAGCAGGTCCTAGTGCTGGTGGAGATCCAGGCGCGGTTCGACGAGCAGGCGAACATCAAATGGGCCCGTCAGCTCGAGCACGCCGGCTGCCATGTCGTGTACGGCGTGATCGGCCTGAAGACGCACTGCAAGCTCTCGATGGTCGTCCGCGACGAGCCGGACGGCCTGCGCCGCTACGCGCACATCGGCACCGGCAACTACCACCCGAAGACAGCCAGGCTCTACGAGGACCTGGGGTTGCTCACGAGCGACCGTGTCGTCACCGAGGACGTGGCGCTGCTCTTCAACCACCTGTCCGGTTTCGGTCGCAGTGCCGGTTACCGGCGGATCCTGGTCGCTCCGCAGTCGGTACGGCGTGGGCTCCTGGACCGGATCGACCGGGAGATCCAGCACCACCTCGCGGGTCGTCCCGCGCGGATCCGGATCAAGGTGAACAGCCTGGTCGACGAGGCCCTGTGCGACGCGCTGTACCGGGCGTCGCAGGCCGGCGTACCGGTCGACCTGTGGATCCGTGGCATCTGCACGCTCCGCCCCGGCGTACCCGGGCTGTCGGACAACATCCAGGTCCGCAGCATCCTGGGCCGGTTCCTCGAGCACAGCCGGGTGTTCCTGTTCGAGAACGGCGGCGAGCCGGAGGTGTGGATCGGTTCCGCCGACCTCATGCACCGGAACCTGGATCGCCGGGTCGAGGTGCTGGTCCAACTGAAGGAACAGGACCACGTCACGGAGCTGAGCGACATGTTCGACCTGGCGATGGACGAGGGCACCGGATCGTGGTGGTTGCAGCCGGACGACAACTGGCAGGCCCGGCTGACCGGTCCGGACGGCGAACCCCTGCGCGACCTGCAGGAACGGTTGATCCGCACCCGTGGCCGGCGCCGCGCGATCGACCCCGTCAGCTAG
- a CDS encoding NUDIX hydrolase, with protein MSNPATVIAAGGVVWRERGGTRQVLLVHRPRYDDWSLPKGKLTAHEHVLIGARREIEEETGHRVVFGPPVGVQRYAIRKNGGTAQKLVHYWSAVPVGPSAFEPNDEVDEIGWFSVDKARAKLSYPRDVDVLDALDRVVPVVSTVIVVRHADAVKRKDWDGKDTLRPLSSAGVEVAERLTGVLAALGVNRIISSDAERCVATVAPYAASLDRRIHLWPEISERGYDADPNGLRGLGERAWRPGKVTAICSHRPVLPALSRELGLKVGKFATGSLLVAHRLADGTVVRERFGAP; from the coding sequence ATGAGCAACCCGGCGACGGTCATCGCCGCGGGTGGTGTCGTCTGGCGAGAACGCGGCGGCACCCGGCAGGTGCTGCTCGTGCACCGTCCCCGGTACGACGACTGGTCGCTGCCCAAGGGCAAGCTGACCGCGCACGAGCACGTCCTGATCGGTGCGCGGCGCGAGATCGAGGAGGAGACCGGCCACCGGGTCGTCTTCGGTCCCCCGGTCGGCGTGCAGCGGTACGCGATCCGCAAGAACGGCGGTACCGCGCAGAAGCTCGTCCACTACTGGTCCGCCGTACCGGTCGGCCCCAGTGCGTTCGAACCGAACGACGAGGTCGACGAGATCGGCTGGTTCTCGGTGGACAAGGCCCGTGCCAAGCTGAGTTACCCCCGTGACGTGGACGTCCTGGACGCACTTGACCGCGTGGTGCCTGTCGTCTCCACCGTGATCGTCGTACGCCACGCAGACGCCGTGAAGCGCAAGGACTGGGACGGGAAGGACACGCTCCGCCCGTTGAGCAGTGCGGGTGTCGAGGTCGCGGAGCGGCTCACCGGCGTGCTGGCGGCGCTAGGCGTCAACAGGATCATCAGCAGCGACGCGGAGCGCTGTGTCGCGACAGTCGCGCCGTACGCCGCCTCGCTCGACCGCCGCATCCACCTGTGGCCGGAGATCTCCGAGCGGGGGTACGACGCCGACCCTAACGGTCTGCGCGGTCTGGGCGAGCGAGCTTGGCGCCCAGGCAAGGTGACAGCCATCTGCTCGCACCGTCCGGTGCTGCCCGCGCTGTCGCGGGAGTTGGGCCTCAAGGTGGGCAAATTCGCCACCGGCTCGTTACTGGTCGCGCACCGGCTTGCGGACGGCACGGTGGTCAGGGAGCGGTTCGGGGCACCTTAG
- a CDS encoding DUF6318 family protein encodes MTHRNRPTQALLACLATTTLLTACTHGSPEAGHPNTAPPPASSSGPTVSTPETPTPGGTASTPATDPPTAPPTRPQAATGSSLAAGEAFIGYYVDLMNYSYTTGDPAALLAASDKGCEGCKGIADYVRKVNAKNGGLQGDYKDHLVDVKEIYRGETGRLGGSAALKGGKYVERSTPGASPVAQQGSGGNWVMFEMQINES; translated from the coding sequence GTGACACACCGCAACAGGCCAACCCAAGCACTCCTGGCCTGCCTAGCCACCACCACCCTGCTAACCGCCTGCACCCACGGCAGCCCCGAAGCAGGCCACCCGAACACGGCTCCACCTCCGGCATCCTCGAGCGGGCCGACGGTCTCCACACCGGAGACTCCGACGCCAGGCGGCACGGCAAGCACGCCTGCTACCGACCCGCCCACCGCGCCTCCGACGCGTCCGCAGGCCGCGACAGGGTCGAGCCTGGCCGCCGGTGAAGCGTTCATCGGCTACTACGTCGACCTGATGAATTACTCGTACACCACAGGCGACCCAGCGGCTCTTCTGGCGGCGAGCGACAAGGGTTGCGAGGGTTGTAAGGGCATCGCCGACTACGTGCGGAAGGTCAACGCCAAGAACGGTGGACTCCAGGGCGACTACAAGGATCATTTGGTCGACGTCAAGGAGATCTACCGCGGCGAGACCGGCAGGCTGGGCGGCTCCGCAGCGCTGAAGGGCGGGAAGTACGTCGAGCGCAGCACGCCCGGCGCCTCGCCCGTGGCACAGCAAGGCAGCGGCGGCAACTGGGTGATGTTCGAGATGCAGATCAACGAGTCATGA
- a CDS encoding bifunctional nuclease domain-containing protein has product MRELTLIGIRMESPNRAPVMMLRETEGYRYLPISIGSVEATAIAYEEQGLRPSRPLTHDLMRDLILAFDVHIEAVEIVELRDAVFFAELVLANGARVSARPSDSVALAVRLGTPIRCTEEVLREAGVATPEEEQAELERFRQFLDGVAPEDFSS; this is encoded by the coding sequence ATGCGAGAACTGACACTGATCGGGATCCGGATGGAATCGCCCAACCGGGCCCCGGTGATGATGCTGCGCGAGACCGAGGGCTACCGCTACCTGCCGATCTCGATCGGTTCGGTCGAGGCGACCGCGATCGCCTACGAGGAGCAGGGCCTGCGGCCGTCGCGGCCGCTCACCCACGACCTGATGCGGGACCTGATCCTGGCCTTCGACGTGCACATCGAGGCCGTCGAGATCGTCGAACTGCGCGACGCGGTGTTCTTCGCCGAACTCGTGCTCGCCAACGGCGCCCGGGTGTCAGCCAGACCGAGCGACTCCGTCGCCCTCGCGGTCCGCCTCGGTACGCCGATCCGCTGCACCGAAGAGGTACTCCGCGAAGCCGGCGTCGCCACCCCCGAAGAAGAACAGGCCGAACTCGAACGCTTCCGCCAGTTCCTCGACGGCGTCGCCCCCGAGGACTTCTCGAGCTGA
- the mshD gene encoding mycothiol synthase produces the protein MTLEAVPAPLPPATAAAVTELARAAAQSDGVHPLSERTLLHLDGEHPGDVHVLAYEGDPGTIEVSGLQSARNLVGYAALSPDGSAELVVSPSYRRQGYGTALLRMLLDHGGSRTRVWAHGRLPGADELAQRLGLEVTRELYFLRRTRAPLPEPVWPEGISVRTFVPGQDNEAWLAVNAAAFADHPEQGSWTAADLAERLQQPWFDPEGFFLAVSPTDELAGFHWTKVEEGVGEVYVVGVSPSFQGQGLGKSLTLQGLHHLQETRNLNEIVLYVDGTNTPAHSLYKSLGFTTAALDVQYAPA, from the coding sequence GTGACTCTCGAAGCCGTTCCCGCACCGTTGCCCCCGGCCACCGCGGCCGCCGTCACGGAACTCGCCCGTGCCGCCGCACAGAGCGACGGCGTCCACCCGCTGTCCGAACGCACCCTGCTGCACCTGGACGGTGAGCATCCCGGCGATGTCCACGTCCTCGCCTACGAAGGTGATCCGGGCACGATCGAGGTCAGCGGCCTGCAGAGCGCCCGCAACCTGGTCGGGTACGCAGCCCTCTCCCCCGACGGCTCGGCCGAGCTGGTCGTCTCCCCGTCGTACCGGCGCCAGGGGTACGGTACGGCGCTCCTCCGGATGCTGCTGGACCACGGCGGATCGCGCACCCGCGTCTGGGCGCATGGGCGACTGCCTGGCGCAGACGAACTGGCCCAGCGGCTCGGGCTGGAGGTGACACGTGAGCTGTACTTCCTCCGCCGTACCAGGGCTCCGCTTCCTGAGCCGGTGTGGCCTGAGGGGATCTCCGTACGCACGTTCGTCCCCGGGCAGGACAACGAGGCCTGGCTCGCGGTCAACGCAGCCGCCTTCGCCGACCACCCCGAACAGGGCAGCTGGACTGCCGCGGACCTGGCCGAACGCCTACAACAACCATGGTTCGACCCCGAAGGCTTTTTCCTGGCCGTCTCGCCAACCGACGAGCTAGCCGGCTTCCACTGGACCAAGGTGGAGGAAGGCGTCGGCGAGGTCTATGTAGTAGGCGTCTCCCCATCCTTCCAAGGCCAAGGCCTAGGCAAGTCCCTAACCCTCCAAGGCCTCCACCACCTCCAAGAAACCCGCAACCTCAACGAAATAGTCCTCTACGTAGACGGCACCAACACCCCAGCCCACTCCCTCTACAAATCCCTGGGCTTCACCACCGCCGCCCTAGACGTCCAATACGCCCCCGCCTAG
- the pstC gene encoding phosphate ABC transporter permease subunit PstC, whose amino-acid sequence MSSPDGTAPPDRPDGTATNHADPAIEDLVHENIGPTPKFGDLAEQHAEHEAAQRSTEVMTETGVEAADSTPAAPETRADADRELALGPVGHLGDRLFGGLARGSGGLVVLIVAFVGIFLLALAIPALADDKSSFLFSRVWNPGGDNPQFGIAALFYTTVISSIIAMLIAVPIAIGVALFVTYYAPKRLASPVAHAVDLLAAVPSIIYGLWGILFFAPILRPVINGLADALGWIPVFEKPPGDDVGVVFTASVVLAIMILPVVTAISREIFAQTPIAHREGALALGATKWEMIRTAVLPYGRSGVVSASMLGLGRALGETVAVLIILSVPNGNDPWNPSIFAGGETFASKIANNAAEFDSPEKTGAYIAAGLVLFVVTFLVNSAARIIVDRSAPGAKRPRRNRRASAAEGASA is encoded by the coding sequence ATGAGTAGTCCAGACGGCACGGCACCGCCAGACCGGCCGGACGGCACGGCCACGAACCACGCAGATCCCGCCATCGAGGATCTGGTTCACGAGAACATCGGCCCGACGCCGAAGTTCGGTGACCTGGCCGAGCAACACGCCGAGCACGAAGCGGCCCAGCGATCCACCGAGGTGATGACCGAGACCGGCGTCGAAGCCGCGGACAGTACGCCCGCCGCGCCGGAAACCCGGGCGGACGCCGACCGCGAGCTCGCCCTCGGCCCGGTCGGTCACCTCGGCGACCGGTTGTTCGGCGGCCTGGCCCGGGGCTCCGGCGGCTTGGTGGTTCTGATCGTCGCGTTCGTCGGCATCTTCCTGCTGGCGCTGGCGATCCCGGCGCTGGCCGACGACAAGAGCAGCTTCCTGTTCTCCCGGGTCTGGAACCCGGGAGGCGACAACCCGCAGTTCGGTATCGCGGCGCTCTTCTACACCACGGTGATCAGCTCGATCATCGCGATGCTGATCGCGGTCCCGATCGCGATCGGCGTCGCGTTGTTCGTGACGTACTACGCCCCGAAGCGGCTGGCCTCGCCGGTCGCGCACGCGGTCGACCTGCTGGCCGCCGTACCGTCGATCATCTACGGCCTGTGGGGCATCCTGTTCTTCGCCCCGATCCTGCGGCCGGTCATCAACGGCCTCGCGGACGCACTCGGCTGGATCCCGGTGTTCGAGAAGCCGCCGGGCGACGACGTCGGCGTGGTCTTCACCGCGTCGGTCGTGCTGGCGATCATGATCCTGCCGGTGGTCACCGCGATCAGCCGGGAGATCTTCGCGCAGACGCCGATCGCCCACCGCGAGGGCGCGCTGGCACTCGGCGCGACCAAGTGGGAGATGATCCGCACCGCGGTGCTGCCGTACGGGCGTTCCGGTGTGGTCAGCGCCTCGATGCTCGGCCTCGGCCGCGCGCTCGGTGAGACCGTCGCGGTACTGATCATCCTGTCGGTGCCGAACGGCAACGATCCCTGGAACCCGTCGATCTTCGCCGGCGGCGAGACGTTCGCGTCGAAGATCGCCAACAACGCCGCCGAGTTCGACTCGCCGGAGAAGACCGGCGCGTACATCGCGGCCGGCCTGGTCCTGTTCGTGGTCACGTTCCTGGTCAACTCCGCGGCCCGGATCATCGTCGACCGTAGCGCCCCCGGAGCCAAGCGCCCCCGCCGCAACCGCCGCGCCAGCGCAGCCGAAGGAGCATCGGCATGA
- a CDS encoding PKD domain-containing protein: MATVVYTDDSKVSRTTVTLLGFPVVVEATPISYTWDFGDGSPTLTTSTPGKAYPHAEITHKYKKREGVGITVTTNYAARFNVADTGWQYIEGTVLITGPATLLQVREAVPVLVDPGR, translated from the coding sequence ATGGCGACCGTCGTCTACACCGACGACAGCAAGGTGTCGAGGACGACTGTGACTTTGCTCGGGTTCCCGGTGGTGGTCGAGGCGACGCCGATCAGCTACACCTGGGACTTCGGCGACGGTAGCCCGACACTGACGACGAGTACGCCTGGCAAGGCGTACCCGCACGCCGAGATCACGCACAAGTACAAGAAGCGCGAAGGCGTTGGCATCACCGTGACCACGAACTACGCCGCCCGCTTCAATGTCGCCGACACCGGCTGGCAGTACATCGAAGGCACAGTCCTGATCACCGGCCCCGCCACCCTCCTCCAGGTCCGCGAAGCAGTACCTGTTCTGGTTGATCCCGGGCGCTGA
- the pstA gene encoding phosphate ABC transporter permease PstA → MTAIAENKPAYDGQVLDLSGKSGARAFKNTLATVLIVLAFVIAMIPLLWILITVIGKGYHLLLNADWWSQSQRGITVRRAGGGAYHAIMGTLIMSLITAVIAVPIAVLGAIYLVEYGKGTRAAKIVSFMIDILTGVPSIVAALFVYAVWITVFGFNRVGFAVSLSLVLLMLPVVLRSTEEMLKLVPDELREASYALGVPKWKTILKVVVPTAFGGIVTGVMLGLARVMGETAPLLILVGYSKNINLNPFSGFMGALPTMINQDRTELALPNAADRVWAAALTLILLVLVLNVLARLVARFSAVKSK, encoded by the coding sequence ATGACCGCCATCGCAGAGAACAAACCCGCCTACGACGGGCAGGTCCTGGACCTGTCCGGCAAGTCCGGCGCCCGCGCCTTCAAGAACACGTTGGCCACGGTGCTGATCGTCCTGGCCTTCGTGATCGCGATGATCCCGCTGCTGTGGATTCTGATCACCGTGATCGGCAAGGGTTATCACCTGCTGCTGAACGCGGACTGGTGGAGCCAGTCGCAGCGCGGTATCACCGTCCGCCGGGCCGGCGGTGGTGCGTACCACGCGATCATGGGCACGCTGATCATGTCACTGATCACCGCCGTGATCGCGGTGCCGATCGCCGTCCTCGGGGCGATCTACCTGGTCGAGTACGGCAAGGGCACGCGGGCTGCCAAGATCGTGAGCTTCATGATCGACATCCTCACCGGTGTCCCGTCGATCGTCGCCGCGCTGTTCGTCTACGCGGTGTGGATCACGGTGTTCGGCTTCAACCGCGTCGGTTTCGCGGTGTCGCTGTCGCTGGTGCTGTTGATGCTCCCGGTCGTACTGCGGTCCACCGAGGAGATGCTCAAGCTCGTACCGGACGAGCTGCGCGAGGCGTCGTACGCGCTCGGCGTACCGAAGTGGAAGACGATCCTGAAGGTCGTCGTACCGACGGCGTTCGGCGGCATCGTCACCGGCGTGATGCTCGGTCTGGCCCGGGTGATGGGTGAGACCGCGCCGCTGCTGATCCTGGTCGGCTACTCGAAGAACATCAACCTGAACCCGTTCAGCGGATTCATGGGCGCACTGCCGACGATGATCAACCAGGACCGCACCGAGCTCGCGCTGCCGAACGCGGCGGACCGGGTCTGGGCCGCGGCGCTCACGCTGATCCTGCTGGTCCTTGTCCTCAACGTGCTGGCCCGGCTCGTCGCTCGGTTCAGCGCCGTCAAGTCGAAATAG
- a CDS encoding alpha/beta hydrolase, with amino-acid sequence MNLRLDSVLRDTVTAVQANALTPLYALPAAVRRRIAGAPIQIDGNTLDPDIRLLLRLDNLLPHTTKTDAATARAHFRRLCRLIPGTPTEVQRVTDLTVRGADGQLSARLYVPRCEADAAVKGGLLVFFHGGGWVVGDLGTHDALCRAIAADAEIRVLSVDYRLAPEAPAPTAAEDAIAAFTWAADHAEDLGADPSLVAVGGDSAGGNLAAVVAQQTVLRNLPRPALQVLLYPALDLVARRPSRDLFAEGFILTEEDIMWYRDQYTPDPTLRPDPIVSPLRAPDLRNLSPTYLTTAGFDPLRDEALEYAKALTAAGNPLTHTHHPTLPHGHANLLTVPGRTREALNHLTSHLKAALHHPCG; translated from the coding sequence GTGAACCTACGACTGGACTCGGTACTGCGGGACACGGTGACCGCCGTACAGGCGAACGCCCTCACCCCGCTGTACGCACTCCCGGCCGCCGTCCGCCGCCGCATCGCCGGCGCCCCGATCCAGATCGACGGCAACACGCTGGACCCCGACATCCGGTTGCTGCTCCGCCTCGACAACCTGTTGCCGCACACAACCAAGACGGACGCCGCCACGGCTCGTGCGCACTTCCGCCGGCTCTGCCGGCTCATCCCGGGCACGCCCACCGAAGTACAACGAGTCACCGACCTCACCGTCCGCGGCGCCGACGGCCAACTGAGCGCCCGCCTGTACGTCCCGAGGTGTGAGGCGGATGCGGCAGTGAAGGGTGGATTGCTGGTGTTCTTCCACGGTGGAGGATGGGTGGTCGGCGACCTCGGTACTCACGACGCGCTCTGCCGGGCGATCGCCGCCGACGCCGAGATCCGGGTCCTCTCGGTCGACTACCGCCTGGCGCCGGAGGCTCCCGCGCCGACCGCCGCCGAGGATGCGATCGCCGCCTTCACCTGGGCCGCGGACCACGCGGAGGACTTGGGTGCCGATCCGTCATTGGTAGCAGTAGGAGGCGACAGCGCCGGCGGAAACCTGGCGGCCGTAGTAGCCCAGCAGACGGTCCTGCGAAACCTCCCGCGACCAGCCCTGCAGGTCCTCCTCTACCCAGCCCTCGACCTGGTAGCCCGCCGCCCCAGCCGAGACCTCTTCGCGGAAGGCTTCATCCTCACCGAAGAAGACATCATGTGGTACCGAGACCAGTACACGCCCGACCCCACGCTCCGCCCCGACCCGATCGTCTCGCCCCTCCGCGCCCCGGACCTCCGCAACCTCTCGCCCACCTACCTCACCACCGCAGGCTTCGACCCCCTACGCGACGAGGCCCTCGAATACGCCAAGGCCCTGACCGCCGCAGGCAACCCCCTGACACACACCCACCACCCCACCCTCCCCCACGGCCACGCCAACCTCCTAACAGTCCCCGGCCGCACCCGCGAAGCCCTGAACCACCTCACATCCCACCTGAAAGCAGCCCTCCACCACCCCTGTGGATAA